Proteins from one Pontibacter korlensis genomic window:
- a CDS encoding tyrosine-type recombinase/integrase, translating to MLELKDYLLGQHAPSTVKIYLHDIELYLLYLSEERARTATYREILPYVDYLRRKYSNPKTASRALCSVKAYYFWLLATGQRHDHPCRYLNLKDAQDLPVQLQDLFTSEELELLLQREERYKAAKVKNKVIISLLIYQALKLGELVMLDVSDIDLQKSTVYVGETPKSNSRVLPLKPSQLALLQEYLEEVRPKLLKSKTASLLVNLRGQPESGEGVSYLVETFKPLFPERNLNTKTIRQSVIANMLQAGKNLRVVQAFAGHRKASTTEKYRQAGLEELKAVVAKYHPLG from the coding sequence ATGCTTGAGCTTAAGGATTACCTGCTGGGGCAGCATGCCCCTTCCACCGTTAAGATCTACCTGCACGACATTGAGCTATACCTGCTATACCTATCGGAAGAGCGGGCCCGGACAGCCACGTACCGGGAGATACTTCCTTATGTAGATTACCTGCGGAGGAAGTACAGCAATCCCAAAACAGCCAGTCGGGCGCTTTGCAGTGTGAAAGCCTATTACTTCTGGCTGCTTGCCACCGGGCAAAGACACGACCACCCTTGCCGTTATCTGAACCTGAAGGATGCACAGGATTTGCCTGTTCAGCTTCAGGATCTTTTCACCTCTGAAGAACTGGAACTGCTCCTGCAACGGGAGGAAAGGTATAAAGCCGCGAAGGTGAAAAACAAGGTGATCATCAGCCTGCTTATTTACCAGGCCCTGAAGCTGGGCGAACTCGTGATGTTGGATGTGTCAGATATCGACCTGCAGAAAAGTACAGTTTACGTAGGAGAGACACCCAAAAGCAACAGCCGGGTACTTCCCCTAAAACCCAGCCAGTTAGCACTGTTGCAGGAGTATCTGGAGGAAGTGCGGCCAAAGCTCCTGAAATCAAAAACTGCTAGCCTGCTTGTCAACCTGCGGGGCCAGCCGGAGAGCGGGGAAGGCGTCAGTTATTTGGTCGAGACCTTCAAGCCGCTTTTCCCGGAGCGGAACCTCAATACCAAGACTATTCGGCAAAGCGTAATTGCCAACATGCTCCAAGCAGGGAAGAACCTGCGTGTGGTGCAGGCGTTTGCCGGACATCGCAAGGCTAGTACCACCGAGAAGTACAGGCAGGCGGGGTTGGAGGAGCTGAAGGCTGTTGTAGCCAAATATCACCCGTTGGGGTAG